In the Gemmatimonadota bacterium genome, one interval contains:
- a CDS encoding DUF3179 domain-containing protein gives MVCNTGVGLTPTVDGKVHHFRTRGIFNGLSMLADEETETIWNHITGRAVYGPLKGSVLPVFNLLHMTAKQALDRYPGLSVAISDRPVRGRRGMFAPIADRIPFLRDGFRSTIVKEDTRLPTMDIGLGIWTDSEQRFYPMEVVQAGGGAIVDVFDGKRLVVYVEPGTYGLDAFFTEEQTASTDGSLVTVGQHLVLESGVLRDSSGERIEIERPLQLFSRWYGFALTFPETTIYGR, from the coding sequence GTGGTTTGTAACACAGGGGTCGGTCTGACTCCCACGGTTGACGGCAAGGTTCACCACTTCAGGACTCGCGGCATCTTCAACGGCCTCTCGATGCTCGCCGACGAGGAAACGGAGACCATTTGGAACCACATCACGGGCAGGGCGGTCTACGGCCCTCTCAAGGGGTCCGTGCTTCCCGTGTTCAATCTCCTGCACATGACGGCTAAGCAGGCACTGGACCGGTATCCCGGCTTGTCCGTCGCCATCTCGGACCGTCCAGTCCGGGGGCGAAGGGGCATGTTCGCGCCGATCGCCGACCGGATCCCCTTCCTGCGGGACGGCTTCAGGAGCACGATCGTGAAGGAAGACACTCGTCTTCCTACGATGGATATCGGACTCGGAATCTGGACCGATTCAGAGCAACGGTTCTATCCGATGGAGGTCGTCCAAGCGGGCGGTGGCGCCATCGTCGATGTCTTCGACGGCAAGCGTCTGGTCGTCTACGTGGAGCCCGGAACGTATGGTCTGGACGCCTTCTTCACGGAGGAGCAGACGGCCTCCACCGATGGCTCCCTCGTCACAGTCGGCCAGCATCTGGTTCTCGAGAGCGGAGTGCTCCGAGACTCGAGCGGCGAGCGAATCGAGATCGAGCGGCCGCTTCAGCTGTTCTCGCGGTGGTACGGATTCGCTCTGACGTTCCCCGAAACCACGATCTACGGACGCTAG
- a CDS encoding LamG domain-containing protein encodes MPEPRRIRRWVIALMLGTVGACGAQDAMEPVIDDDDTTSDFDPGDPPPESGQDFHLMFDGVDDRVLVPWNASFPTEVFTIAARIRLTTPSARAAVIARGEDDNSFNLSWQMYVGRTGSLEVMLEASNEDNYCYPNNDCVRQGVCESDDMFVADGAWHHVALTRDAGGTLVFYVDGAERARCEGTGTPSSNNRQFLSLGATHGQIGPLPPGGKEPPIWFFPGEIEDPAMWSRSLSPAEIQAVHETGVDVSSDGLQGYWSLNEGEGQTVYDRSPAANHGYRGAQPATDSADPAWVG; translated from the coding sequence ATGCCAGAGCCGCGCCGAATTCGTAGATGGGTGATCGCATTGATGCTCGGGACTGTCGGCGCCTGCGGAGCGCAGGACGCCATGGAACCCGTGATCGACGATGATGACACGACCTCAGACTTCGACCCCGGCGATCCGCCACCGGAATCCGGACAGGACTTCCACTTGATGTTCGACGGCGTGGACGACCGCGTCCTCGTTCCATGGAATGCCTCGTTCCCGACCGAGGTGTTTACCATCGCCGCCCGGATACGGCTGACGACTCCGAGCGCGCGAGCGGCGGTCATCGCGAGAGGTGAGGACGACAACTCTTTCAACTTGAGCTGGCAGATGTATGTGGGACGGACGGGTTCATTGGAGGTCATGCTCGAGGCGTCCAACGAGGACAACTACTGCTACCCGAACAACGACTGTGTACGGCAGGGGGTTTGCGAGTCGGACGACATGTTCGTGGCTGACGGCGCATGGCACCATGTGGCCCTCACTCGAGACGCGGGCGGCACTCTGGTCTTCTACGTGGACGGCGCGGAGCGCGCCCGCTGTGAAGGAACCGGTACCCCATCGTCCAACAACCGACAGTTCCTGAGCCTGGGGGCGACGCACGGCCAGATCGGACCGCTGCCGCCCGGCGGCAAAGAGCCGCCGATCTGGTTTTTCCCAGGTGAGATCGAGGACCCCGCCATGTGGTCGAGGAGCCTTTCACCCGCGGAGATCCAGGCGGTTCACGAGACGGGCGTCGATGTCAGCTCGGATGGCCTACAGGGCTATTGGAGCCTCAATGAAGGAGAGGGCCAGACGGTCTACGACCGCTCACCCGCGGCCAACCACGGATACCGCGGGGCTCAGCCAGCCACGGACTCCGCCGATCCGGCCTGGGTGGGGTAG
- a CDS encoding multicopper oxidase domain-containing protein produces MLRLAAGAAAGVALPTVGLSACSEDSVGPLDETDSGPSDSDPSVAPTPLPIPEMLVASTFNLEMRTGTREFLRDKTTPTKGYNGDNLGPTLFLRSGSDVSLNVTNNIGVNTTTHWHGMHVPAVMDGGPHQRIDPGAVWSASFPVLNRASTYWYHPHHHAPTGQGVIFDPTSTGYQVYEGLAGVIIVEDDISDALPLPRTYGVDDIPLILQDRRFHDDGELLHFPTDFNPASDPALRKGGHFLVNGAEAPVLEVGAQVVRLRILNASNARIYNLGFSDNRTFHQVASDGGFLRAPVPLSRLLLAPAERAEILLDLGSDQGTTFKLRSFNSGLGTSMVPFPLQDTWDTADFDLLDITVGAARSNPVTTIPAGLTTVEAISDSEAINLASARPFELAANPFGINGQRMDIDVINESIRLGDTEVWEITNPTTQAHPFHVHGDSFQILTRDGFAPPENELGWKDVVLVRPFETVRIVKRFRDYADSTSPYMFHCHILEHEDVGMMGQFVVETGAQ; encoded by the coding sequence ATGCTGCGACTCGCCGCGGGAGCCGCCGCCGGAGTAGCGCTGCCTACGGTAGGTCTCTCGGCCTGTTCTGAAGACAGCGTGGGGCCCCTGGACGAGACCGATTCGGGTCCCAGCGATTCGGATCCGAGCGTCGCCCCTACCCCGCTCCCGATCCCGGAAATGCTGGTCGCGTCGACGTTCAACCTCGAGATGCGGACCGGGACGCGGGAGTTCCTCCGGGACAAAACGACTCCCACCAAGGGGTACAACGGCGACAACCTCGGTCCCACGTTGTTCCTGCGCTCTGGCTCCGACGTCTCGCTCAACGTGACCAACAACATCGGCGTGAATACGACGACGCATTGGCACGGCATGCACGTGCCGGCGGTCATGGACGGCGGACCGCATCAGCGCATCGACCCGGGCGCCGTATGGTCGGCCTCGTTCCCGGTTCTCAATCGCGCATCCACGTACTGGTACCATCCGCATCATCACGCTCCCACTGGGCAGGGGGTGATCTTCGACCCGACGAGCACCGGCTATCAGGTGTACGAAGGTCTGGCAGGCGTGATCATCGTCGAGGACGACATCTCGGACGCGCTGCCGCTACCGCGAACCTACGGAGTGGACGACATCCCGCTGATCCTGCAGGACCGGCGATTCCACGACGACGGAGAGCTGCTGCACTTCCCCACGGACTTCAACCCCGCATCGGATCCCGCGCTGCGGAAGGGTGGGCACTTTCTCGTCAACGGCGCGGAAGCGCCCGTGCTAGAAGTGGGGGCGCAGGTTGTGCGCCTCCGCATCCTGAACGCTTCCAACGCCCGCATCTACAACCTGGGTTTCAGCGACAACCGCACCTTCCACCAGGTGGCGTCGGACGGCGGATTTCTGCGCGCGCCGGTGCCGCTTTCCCGACTGCTCCTGGCCCCAGCCGAGCGGGCTGAGATCCTCCTCGACCTGGGCTCCGACCAGGGCACCACGTTCAAGCTGCGAAGCTTCAACAGCGGCCTGGGCACATCGATGGTCCCGTTCCCGCTCCAGGACACGTGGGATACCGCAGACTTCGATCTGCTCGACATCACGGTGGGCGCTGCGCGCTCGAACCCCGTCACCACGATCCCAGCCGGACTCACGACCGTGGAGGCGATTTCCGATTCTGAGGCCATCAACCTGGCGAGCGCCCGACCGTTCGAGCTCGCGGCGAATCCGTTCGGTATCAACGGCCAGCGCATGGACATCGACGTGATCAACGAGAGCATCCGCCTGGGTGACACGGAGGTCTGGGAGATCACCAACCCGACGACCCAGGCGCACCCCTTTCACGTACATGGGGACTCGTTCCAGATACTCACCCGCGACGGGTTCGCCCCCCCGGAGAACGAGCTCGGGTGGAAGGACGTGGTGCTGGTCCGGCCGTTCGAGACGGTTCGCATCGTGAAGCGCTTCCGCGACTACGCGGATTCCACGAGCCCCTACATGTTCCACTGCCACATCCTCGAGCACGAAGACGTTGGCATGATGGGCCAATTCGTCGTCGAGACTGGAGCCCAGTGA
- a CDS encoding SDR family oxidoreductase: MTLGRWSGTRGCSGGRVEVAEALERLGRIDILINNAGFRGSSPLTEMSIDEWRAAAAVNFDGPFFCTRAVVPGMIANGYGRIITVSGLNSFHGRSNWSHVCASKMGAMGMTRALAVELAPYNILVNHVVPGAYVAHPNLEQIPLGRVGLAQELANTYAFLSSEDASYITGQTFHVNGGEIRY, translated from the coding sequence GTGACGCTCGGAAGGTGGAGTGGGACGAGGGGATGTTCAGGCGGGCGGGTCGAGGTGGCCGAGGCGCTGGAGCGTCTCGGACGCATCGACATTCTGATCAACAACGCCGGCTTCCGAGGGTCGAGCCCTCTTACGGAGATGAGCATTGACGAGTGGCGCGCCGCGGCGGCCGTCAACTTCGACGGCCCCTTCTTCTGCACCCGTGCCGTCGTTCCCGGCATGATCGCCAACGGCTACGGCCGCATCATCACCGTGTCGGGCCTGAACTCCTTCCACGGACGAAGCAACTGGTCACACGTGTGCGCTTCGAAGATGGGAGCGATGGGCATGACCCGGGCGCTCGCGGTAGAGCTGGCACCCTACAACATCCTGGTGAACCACGTGGTCCCGGGAGCGTACGTCGCGCACCCGAACCTGGAGCAGATACCCCTAGGGCGTGTGGGCCTCGCGCAGGAGCTCGCGAATACCTACGCATTCCTTTCGTCCGAAGATGCGAGCTACATCACGGGTCAGACGTTCCACGTCAACGGTGGGGAGATCCGGTACTAG
- a CDS encoding type II toxin-antitoxin system prevent-host-death family antitoxin, translating into MLSISVSQLKARLSECLRLVRGGNTLVVTDRGTPVAMVSPLPPAENEGSMASLIEQGLVAPPPKSLPEDFWDRPRPSDPEGLGLKAVLEERASGW; encoded by the coding sequence ATGTTGTCGATCTCCGTTTCTCAGCTGAAGGCGCGCCTGTCGGAATGCCTCCGGCTGGTCCGGGGCGGAAACACACTCGTCGTGACCGACCGCGGGACCCCCGTGGCCATGGTTTCGCCCCTTCCGCCGGCCGAGAATGAAGGCTCCATGGCGTCTCTGATCGAACAGGGGCTCGTAGCCCCGCCGCCGAAGTCGCTCCCAGAGGACTTCTGGGACCGGCCGCGTCCTTCGGATCCGGAGGGACTCGGCCTGAAGGCGGTCCTGGAGGAGAGGGCCTCGGGCTGGTGA
- a CDS encoding type II toxin-antitoxin system VapC family toxin yields the protein MMFWDTSAIVPLLVDEPVTTAVCDRARSGPGMVVWWGTSVECASAIARLEREHALDAAATDVARGLLDDLVGSWYEVAPTDAVRGHVRRLLLRHALRAADALQLGAALIWAEDRPDTHRFCTLDDRLGTAARREGFTLVEF from the coding sequence GTGATGTTTTGGGACACTTCCGCGATCGTGCCGCTGCTGGTAGATGAACCGGTGACGACCGCGGTGTGCGACCGCGCACGCTCCGGTCCGGGAATGGTCGTGTGGTGGGGCACTTCCGTGGAATGTGCGTCGGCGATTGCCAGGCTGGAGCGGGAGCACGCCTTGGATGCGGCGGCGACGGACGTCGCCCGAGGTCTACTCGACGACCTCGTCGGCTCCTGGTACGAGGTCGCGCCGACGGACGCGGTCCGTGGGCATGTGCGTAGGCTCCTGCTTCGGCACGCACTCCGTGCCGCCGATGCGCTCCAGCTCGGTGCGGCGTTGATCTGGGCCGAGGATCGACCGGATACCCACCGGTTCTGCACGCTCGACGACCGACTCGGGACGGCGGCACGTCGGGAAGGGTTCACGCTGGTCGAATTCTAG
- a CDS encoding ATP-binding protein — MREDHSCTGDRIGGAYFDLEQEAERLRLDLDWDRLMAEKDLLILDEAHCWPEVFARLRGAIDRDRKRMGRFLLLGSVSPSLMVQVSESLAGRLSLIELTPFLLSELDTKASRERRWLCGGYPDGGVLEPKRFSQWQLDYLALISQRDLPTWGLPAKPQTTERLSRMLAALHGQAWNASQVGQSLGLSYQTVNSYVDYLVGAFLIRRLQPYKTNIRKRLVKSAKVYWRDSGLLHALLNVSDERALLAQPWVGASWEGYVIEQAIGQLSAHGRTFDAYYFRTSDQYELDLVLDFGTTLWGVEIKLTSSPGPKDMARLNKTADMINASHRFLVSQTNRPSGDGRRVSCNLPCFLDHLTQSGS; from the coding sequence GTGCGGGAAGACCACTCTTGCACAGGCGATAGGATAGGGGGGGCCTATTTCGACCTCGAGCAGGAAGCTGAGCGCCTGCGCCTGGACCTCGACTGGGACCGGCTGATGGCCGAAAAGGATCTCCTGATCTTGGACGAGGCCCACTGCTGGCCCGAGGTCTTCGCCCGGTTGCGCGGGGCGATTGACCGGGACCGCAAGCGCATGGGGCGCTTTCTGCTTCTGGGCTCCGTGTCACCTTCACTCATGGTCCAAGTCTCGGAATCGCTGGCAGGCCGTCTGTCATTGATCGAGCTGACACCGTTTCTCCTGAGCGAACTGGACACGAAGGCGTCGCGTGAACGCCGCTGGTTGTGCGGGGGTTATCCCGATGGCGGCGTGTTGGAGCCCAAGCGCTTTTCACAGTGGCAACTGGATTACCTGGCGCTGATCTCTCAGCGCGACCTGCCGACCTGGGGCTTGCCTGCCAAACCGCAGACCACGGAGCGCCTATCACGAATGCTGGCAGCGCTACACGGCCAGGCGTGGAATGCTTCGCAGGTGGGCCAAAGCCTGGGACTCTCATACCAGACAGTCAACAGCTACGTCGACTACCTGGTTGGGGCCTTCCTGATCCGGAGGCTGCAGCCCTATAAGACCAATATCAGAAAGCGCTTGGTTAAGAGCGCCAAGGTCTACTGGCGCGACAGCGGTCTGCTCCACGCCCTACTGAACGTGTCGGACGAGAGGGCTTTGCTCGCCCAACCGTGGGTCGGCGCGAGCTGGGAGGGCTATGTGATCGAGCAGGCCATCGGGCAGCTGTCGGCGCATGGGCGAACGTTCGATGCCTACTACTTCAGGACCAGCGATCAATACGAACTCGACTTGGTATTGGATTTCGGGACGACCCTGTGGGGTGTCGAGATCAAGCTGACATCCTCGCCCGGCCCCAAGGACATGGCACGACTGAACAAGACGGCCGACATGATCAACGCATCGCACCGTTTTTTGGTCTCGCAGACCAATCGACCGAGTGGCGACGGTCGCCGCGTCTCCTGCAATCTGCCTTGCTTCCTCGATCACCTCACACAAAGCGGATCGTAG